In a genomic window of Streptomyces katrae:
- a CDS encoding NAD(P)/FAD-dependent oxidoreductase, whose translation MSETALPVILLADPDPLRRHETAELVQRWYRTSFRVLQVGGLPEAERVLHQLAGREVPVSAVVTAEDPGNHPEQHPHTRWLLLAEAGTAPAGPSVTVVDRAPAAAPDGSGTGLAERLRAALDDALCTWNAERRGGLPTAEVRGYRFSPAAYAVRDFLGRSDVLFRWVPQEDRKDAPVTVRLGDGTELVDPSISELADRLGLIRPAGQERYDVAVIGGGPGGLSTAVYAAAEGMSVVVIEDDAPGGQAGSTSRIENYLGFPVGLTGGDLAQRALQQARRVRVEWQPTRVATRLIPTQSGDHTVEFVKAGTTETASVSAATVVVATGVEWNRLASPGTERLLNSGVYYGASLSDAPSTAGEDVYMVGAGNSAGQAALYFARYARSVTLLVRGTDLGASMSNYLVQRIEKTPGLRVLLGTEVAECLGETTLTGLRLRERTGGERTVPAQCLYVLIGGRPSTDWLDGSLELDDRGYVLTGTGGVGRDALPMETSLPGVFAVGDVRSGSVKRVGAAVGEGAAVAHCLIEYRRRHAGRFQDAGAFDGF comes from the coding sequence ATGTCCGAGACCGCGCTGCCGGTGATCCTCCTCGCGGATCCCGATCCGCTCCGCCGCCACGAGACAGCCGAGCTGGTACAGCGCTGGTACCGCACGTCCTTCCGCGTCCTGCAGGTCGGCGGACTGCCCGAGGCGGAACGCGTCCTGCACCAGCTGGCCGGGCGCGAGGTGCCCGTGTCGGCGGTGGTCACCGCGGAGGACCCCGGCAACCACCCCGAACAGCACCCGCACACCCGCTGGCTGCTGCTCGCCGAGGCCGGCACCGCGCCCGCAGGCCCGTCCGTCACCGTCGTCGACCGGGCACCGGCCGCGGCACCCGACGGCAGCGGAACGGGCCTGGCCGAGCGGCTGCGTGCCGCCCTCGACGACGCCCTGTGCACCTGGAACGCCGAACGCCGGGGCGGCCTGCCCACCGCCGAGGTGCGCGGCTACCGCTTCTCGCCGGCCGCCTACGCGGTCCGCGACTTCCTGGGCCGCAGCGACGTCCTCTTCCGCTGGGTGCCGCAGGAGGACCGGAAGGACGCGCCGGTGACCGTCCGGCTCGGCGACGGCACCGAGCTCGTCGACCCCTCGATCAGCGAACTGGCCGACCGGCTCGGCCTGATCAGGCCGGCCGGACAGGAACGCTACGACGTCGCCGTCATCGGCGGCGGACCCGGCGGCCTGTCCACGGCCGTGTACGCCGCCGCGGAGGGCATGAGCGTGGTCGTCATCGAGGACGACGCCCCCGGCGGCCAGGCCGGATCGACCTCGCGGATCGAGAACTACCTGGGCTTCCCCGTCGGGCTCACCGGCGGCGACCTCGCCCAGCGCGCCCTCCAGCAGGCCCGCCGGGTCCGTGTCGAATGGCAGCCCACCCGGGTGGCGACCCGGCTCATCCCCACCCAGTCGGGCGACCACACCGTGGAGTTCGTCAAGGCTGGCACCACCGAGACGGCCTCGGTGTCCGCGGCCACCGTCGTGGTGGCCACGGGCGTCGAATGGAACCGCCTCGCCAGCCCGGGCACCGAGCGGCTGCTCAACTCCGGTGTCTACTACGGCGCTTCCCTCTCCGATGCGCCCTCCACCGCCGGCGAGGACGTCTACATGGTGGGCGCGGGGAACTCGGCGGGCCAGGCCGCCCTGTACTTCGCCCGCTACGCCCGCTCGGTCACCCTCCTGGTCCGCGGCACCGACCTCGGCGCCTCCATGTCGAACTACCTGGTCCAGCGCATCGAGAAGACGCCCGGCCTGCGCGTCCTGCTCGGCACCGAGGTGGCCGAATGCCTCGGCGAGACCACGCTCACCGGCCTGCGGCTGCGCGAGCGCACCGGGGGCGAGCGCACCGTCCCCGCGCAGTGCCTGTACGTCCTGATCGGCGGCCGTCCCTCGACGGACTGGCTCGACGGTTCCCTCGAGCTCGACGACCGCGGCTACGTCCTCACCGGCACCGGCGGAGTCGGCCGCGACGCCCTCCCCATGGAGACCAGCCTGCCCGGCGTCTTCGCCGTCGGCGACGTGCGGTCGGGCTCGGTCAAGCGGGTCGGTGCCGCGGTCGGCGAGGGCGCCGCGGTGGCCCACTGCCTGATCGAGTACCGGCGCCGGCACGCGGGCCGCTTCCAGGACGCGGGCGCCTTCGACGGGTTCTGA
- a CDS encoding lysophospholipid acyltransferase family protein translates to MSESLADVIALAGSELRFLRKMAGDVGENVWERLLEWLMDDWFRLDVLGLENIPADGPAVLVANHSGAWGLDAFVLQKALVRSLRRPLHVLAAPFVFRLPVLGRYAAKKGAVPVDQRAAMQRLGEGELVAVFPEGLSGLEKPFQERYRLQPFNPGFAVAALHTGAPVVPVTVIGAEESSPKIGEVPALARFLDLPYFPLTSPFPLPAKWLITIGEPIAPPERPRAFGERAAVARALSSQVQRTLQDMVERERERRDALVR, encoded by the coding sequence GTGTCCGAGAGCCTGGCCGATGTCATCGCGCTCGCCGGGAGCGAGCTGCGATTCCTGCGGAAGATGGCCGGAGACGTCGGCGAGAACGTCTGGGAGCGGCTGCTGGAATGGCTCATGGACGACTGGTTCCGGCTGGACGTGCTGGGGCTGGAGAACATTCCCGCCGACGGCCCCGCGGTACTCGTCGCCAACCATTCCGGGGCCTGGGGGCTGGACGCCTTCGTCCTGCAGAAGGCCCTGGTCCGGTCGCTGCGGCGGCCGCTGCACGTGCTCGCCGCGCCGTTCGTCTTCCGGCTCCCGGTGCTGGGCCGGTACGCCGCGAAGAAGGGGGCGGTGCCCGTGGACCAGCGGGCGGCGATGCAGCGGCTGGGCGAGGGCGAACTGGTCGCGGTGTTCCCCGAGGGCCTTTCCGGGCTGGAGAAGCCGTTCCAGGAGCGCTACCGGCTCCAGCCGTTCAATCCCGGCTTCGCCGTGGCGGCCCTGCACACCGGGGCCCCGGTCGTGCCGGTCACGGTCATCGGGGCGGAGGAGTCCTCGCCGAAGATCGGGGAGGTGCCCGCGCTGGCGAGGTTCCTGGACCTCCCGTACTTCCCGCTGACCTCCCCGTTCCCCCTGCCGGCGAAGTGGCTGATCACCATCGGTGAGCCGATCGCCCCGCCCGAGCGGCCCCGGGCGTTCGGGGAGCGCGCGGCGGTGGCCCGCGCGCTCTCCTCGCAGGTCCAGCGCACCCTCCAGGACATGGTGGAGCGGGAACGGGAACGGCGGGACGCCCTGGTGCGGTAG
- a CDS encoding flavin reductase family protein, whose translation MPEPDLGDFAVAQDGPMYVVTAAADGQRAGCLVGFASQCSIDPPRFVVWLSVENHTYGVARRARYLTVHVLRREQKALARLFGGRTGDRTDKFAGIGWRPGREGSPVLTGVAAWFTGRIEAVVAGGDHEGFLLAPVEDEQPAPGPAHPLRFGDVRDLEAGHPA comes from the coding sequence ATGCCGGAACCGGACCTCGGTGACTTCGCCGTCGCGCAGGACGGCCCGATGTACGTGGTCACGGCGGCCGCGGACGGGCAGCGGGCGGGCTGTCTGGTCGGATTCGCCTCGCAGTGCTCGATCGATCCGCCGCGGTTCGTGGTGTGGCTGTCCGTCGAGAACCACACCTACGGCGTGGCGCGCCGCGCCCGCTACCTCACCGTGCACGTACTGCGCCGGGAGCAGAAGGCGCTGGCGCGCCTCTTCGGCGGCCGGACCGGGGACCGCACGGACAAGTTCGCCGGCATCGGCTGGCGGCCCGGGCGCGAGGGCAGCCCCGTGCTGACGGGCGTTGCGGCCTGGTTCACCGGCCGGATCGAGGCCGTCGTCGCAGGGGGCGACCACGAGGGCTTCCTGCTCGCGCCGGTCGAGGACGAGCAGCCCGCGCCGGGCCCCGCCCACCCGCTGCGGTTCGGGGACGTACGGGACCTGGAGGCCGGCCACCCGGCCTGA
- a CDS encoding sigma-70 family RNA polymerase sigma factor: MTPAPHTPGSDARTTRLALEARDGDPAKTDRLVRALHRDVWHYVAHLSGDPQAADDLTQEVFLRALAALPRFEGRSSARTWLLSIARRTVADGFRRAAARPRLADRQDWQAAAERSQPSGLPGFEDGIALADLLAVIPAERREAFLLTQVYGLGYAEAAAAVGCPIGTVRSRVARARLALAALLSEPHRTPAVSTGAR, translated from the coding sequence ATGACCCCTGCCCCGCACACCCCGGGCTCCGATGCCCGCACCACCCGGCTGGCCCTGGAAGCACGCGACGGCGACCCGGCCAAGACCGACCGCCTCGTCCGCGCGCTCCACCGCGACGTGTGGCATTACGTGGCCCACCTCAGCGGCGACCCGCAGGCCGCCGACGACCTCACCCAGGAGGTGTTCCTGCGCGCCCTGGCCGCCCTCCCGCGCTTCGAGGGCCGCTCCTCGGCGCGGACCTGGCTGCTGTCCATCGCCCGCCGGACCGTGGCGGACGGCTTCCGCCGCGCCGCCGCCCGTCCCCGGCTCGCGGACCGGCAGGACTGGCAGGCGGCCGCCGAGCGGAGCCAGCCGTCCGGGCTGCCGGGCTTCGAGGACGGGATCGCGCTGGCGGACCTGCTGGCCGTGATACCGGCCGAGCGCCGGGAGGCCTTCCTCCTCACCCAGGTCTACGGCCTCGGCTACGCCGAGGCGGCGGCCGCGGTCGGCTGCCCCATCGGCACCGTGCGCTCCCGGGTCGCCCGCGCCCGGCTGGCACTGGCGGCCCTCCTCTCGGAGCCGCACCGCACCCCGGCCGTCTCCACAGGAGCCAGGTGA
- a CDS encoding STAS domain-containing protein, which translates to MTASAVPEIPREGRARRDGPMNVTVRREGPDAAAVRITGEIDTDRADELRRTLLAALDACPAGISLDIARANFRDCSGLNALLEVEREAAARHRPLTVTAAPPAVRRLLEVAGPAVPATDGQVPGTAPRGTAPPGRDGARGFEVSRARLEAPDADDGHWVVFLEGSVEPHDRSALRHALAGADPGTPAYVVELGGLRLMTPAAGAVLTELGRTLSARGRRLLLVGPHRLSDPVEQLSRTSGFVEFHARLDRALASACSVGPGHRGAGQPGLEDGRADERPA; encoded by the coding sequence ATGACCGCCTCCGCTGTCCCCGAGATCCCCCGCGAAGGGCGCGCCCGCCGCGACGGACCGATGAACGTCACCGTCCGGCGCGAGGGCCCGGACGCCGCCGCCGTCCGGATCACCGGCGAGATCGACACCGACCGGGCCGACGAACTCCGGCGGACGCTGCTGGCCGCCCTCGATGCCTGCCCGGCCGGGATCAGCCTCGACATCGCCCGGGCGAACTTCCGTGACTGCTCCGGACTGAACGCGCTCCTGGAGGTGGAGCGCGAGGCCGCGGCCCGGCACCGGCCGCTGACCGTCACCGCCGCCCCGCCCGCCGTCCGGCGCCTCCTGGAGGTGGCCGGGCCGGCGGTCCCCGCCACCGACGGGCAGGTCCCCGGGACCGCGCCACGGGGAACGGCGCCGCCGGGACGGGACGGCGCGCGCGGCTTCGAGGTGAGCCGGGCGCGGCTGGAGGCGCCGGACGCCGACGACGGCCACTGGGTGGTCTTCCTGGAGGGCTCCGTGGAGCCGCACGACCGCTCGGCCCTGCGGCACGCCCTGGCCGGCGCCGATCCGGGCACACCGGCGTACGTGGTCGAGCTCGGGGGCCTGCGGCTGATGACTCCGGCCGCCGGCGCCGTGCTGACCGAGCTCGGACGCACCCTGTCCGCGCGCGGCCGGCGCCTGCTGCTCGTGGGCCCCCACCGGCTGAGCGACCCGGTCGAACAGCTCAGCCGCACGTCGGGCTTCGTGGAGTTCCACGCCCGCCTGGACCGCGCCCTGGCCTCCGCCTGCTCGGTCGGCCCCGGCCACCGCGGAGCGGGCCAGCCCGGGCTGGAGGACGGCCGGGCCGACGAACGGCCCGCCTGA
- a CDS encoding PP2C family protein-serine/threonine phosphatase yields the protein MSPVAAADRTGPVLAWVLERSHEASARQVPALIDEAARRLGLTGTRLYLADLRQLRLVSLPQLAAGRPETAQAEGEADERAESLDIDASLAGLAYRGQQVQLSRDRTIAWVPMVDGVERVGVLRATGPALDDVTLEACRTLAALATLIVLSKSTHNDLLVVRGRTRPMTLQAELLWAFLPPRTIGTSQATSTAVMEPAYEIGGDAFDHNFTDGGLHLTLLDAMGHDLAAGGASAAGLAACRSTRRAGGTLADIATTIERTLQQWIPDRLMTGILAHLDTHRGEFAWINCGHPPPLLIRDGHVVPAALERPAQLPFGLGYHTQTPPPLHRARLQPRDRVLLYSDGVTEARSATGELFGEDRLTDTVIRSMASGTTAPEALRRLVLDLLTHQDQRLHDDATILLAEWHPAS from the coding sequence GTGAGCCCGGTGGCCGCGGCCGACCGGACGGGCCCGGTGCTCGCGTGGGTCCTGGAACGCTCGCACGAGGCCTCGGCCCGGCAGGTGCCGGCCCTGATCGACGAGGCGGCACGGAGGCTGGGCCTGACCGGGACCCGCCTGTACCTGGCCGACCTCCGGCAGCTGCGGCTCGTGTCCCTGCCCCAGCTGGCCGCCGGCCGGCCGGAGACGGCGCAGGCCGAGGGGGAGGCCGACGAGCGGGCGGAATCACTGGACATCGACGCCTCCCTGGCCGGTCTGGCCTACCGCGGCCAGCAGGTCCAGCTGTCGCGCGACCGCACCATCGCGTGGGTGCCGATGGTCGACGGCGTCGAGCGCGTCGGCGTCCTGCGGGCCACGGGACCGGCGCTGGACGACGTCACACTGGAGGCGTGCCGGACCCTGGCGGCGCTGGCGACCCTGATCGTCCTCTCCAAGTCCACCCACAACGACCTGCTGGTCGTCCGGGGCCGCACCCGGCCCATGACCCTGCAGGCGGAACTGCTGTGGGCCTTCCTGCCGCCGCGCACCATCGGCACGAGCCAGGCGACCTCGACCGCCGTCATGGAACCCGCGTACGAGATCGGCGGCGACGCCTTCGACCACAACTTCACCGACGGCGGACTCCACCTGACCCTGCTGGACGCCATGGGGCACGACCTCGCGGCCGGCGGAGCCAGCGCCGCCGGCCTGGCCGCGTGCCGCTCCACCCGCCGCGCGGGCGGCACCCTGGCGGACATCGCCACCACCATCGAGCGGACCCTCCAGCAGTGGATCCCGGACCGGCTGATGACCGGGATCCTCGCCCACCTGGACACCCACCGCGGAGAGTTCGCCTGGATCAACTGCGGCCATCCCCCGCCCCTGCTGATCCGCGACGGGCACGTCGTACCGGCGGCCCTGGAACGCCCGGCGCAGCTGCCCTTCGGCCTGGGCTACCACACGCAGACCCCTCCCCCGCTGCACCGGGCCCGGCTCCAGCCCCGTGACCGGGTGCTCCTCTACAGCGACGGCGTCACCGAGGCGCGCTCCGCCACGGGCGAACTGTTCGGCGAGGACCGGCTGACCGACACCGTGATCCGCTCGATGGCCTCGGGCACCACGGCCCCCGAGGCCCTCCGGCGTCTGGTCCTGGACCTCCTCACCCACCAGGACCAGCGGCTGCACGACGACGCGACGATCCTGCTGGCCGAATGGCACCCCGCGTCCTGA
- a CDS encoding DUF4142 domain-containing protein, protein MRPSRSVIAAAVAAVAMGTFTPAALAAGQAGNDDQNFVVTVHQGNLAEIAAGTDTRMNAQDTCVKDVGRTLVKDHTKLDTDLRALAQKLDISLPDKPTEAQQAQLKQIQGKAGTPGYDTAWLKAQADAHQATLKTIDDEIARGDNAQVVAAAKDARPVVAMHLDMVRGGTCHVMG, encoded by the coding sequence ATGCGCCCCTCACGCTCCGTCATCGCGGCGGCCGTCGCCGCCGTCGCCATGGGCACCTTCACCCCCGCGGCCCTCGCGGCCGGACAGGCGGGGAACGACGACCAGAACTTCGTCGTGACCGTCCACCAGGGCAACCTGGCCGAGATCGCCGCCGGTACGGACACACGGATGAACGCACAGGACACCTGCGTCAAGGACGTGGGCCGCACGCTGGTCAAGGACCACACCAAGCTGGACACCGACCTCAGGGCGCTCGCGCAGAAGCTGGACATCTCCCTCCCCGACAAGCCCACCGAAGCCCAGCAGGCGCAGCTCAAGCAGATCCAGGGCAAGGCCGGGACCCCCGGCTACGACACGGCGTGGCTGAAGGCCCAGGCCGACGCCCACCAGGCCACCCTCAAGACCATCGACGACGAGATCGCGCGTGGTGACAACGCCCAGGTGGTGGCCGCGGCGAAGGACGCGCGCCCGGTGGTCGCCATGCACCTCGACATGGTCCGCGGCGGCACCTGCCACGTCATGGGCTGA
- a CDS encoding TIGR03557 family F420-dependent LLM class oxidoreductase, whose translation MTEFGYFLACEEFTPAQLLDQARRAEEAGFTRLAISDHFHPWNDAQGNSPLVWSMIGALSQIVDLPVTTLVTCPTVRMHPAVTAQAAATSSVLLDGRFTLGVGTGEALNEHVHGDRWPPFADRAAMLEEAVEVMRKLFTGELVSHRGAHYTVENARLYTVPDAPPPVFVSGFRPNAAELAGRIGDGYVLMSPDQELVGAFREAGGAGKPVAGGLKVCWDEDRDRAVDTVHRLWPSELLPGELAQILPTPAHFEQASELVTREQVAEAVPCGDDPETHIEAVRAYVDAGFDEVYIGQIGPGQAPFFENFRTKVLPALSPSR comes from the coding sequence ATGACCGAGTTCGGCTACTTCCTGGCGTGCGAGGAGTTCACCCCCGCGCAACTGCTCGACCAGGCCCGCCGGGCCGAGGAAGCCGGATTCACCCGGCTGGCGATCTCCGACCATTTCCACCCGTGGAACGACGCCCAGGGCAACAGCCCCCTGGTCTGGTCGATGATCGGCGCACTGTCGCAGATCGTCGACCTGCCCGTCACCACCCTGGTCACCTGTCCCACCGTCCGCATGCACCCGGCCGTCACCGCCCAGGCCGCGGCCACCTCCAGCGTGCTCCTGGACGGCCGCTTCACCCTCGGCGTCGGCACCGGCGAGGCCCTCAACGAACACGTCCACGGCGACCGCTGGCCCCCGTTCGCCGACAGGGCCGCCATGCTGGAGGAGGCCGTCGAGGTCATGCGCAAGCTCTTCACCGGCGAGCTCGTCAGCCATCGCGGCGCGCACTACACCGTCGAGAACGCCCGCCTGTACACCGTGCCCGACGCCCCGCCGCCGGTCTTCGTCTCCGGTTTCCGACCGAACGCCGCCGAGCTCGCCGGGCGGATCGGGGACGGGTACGTCCTGATGAGCCCGGACCAGGAGCTCGTCGGCGCCTTCCGGGAGGCCGGCGGCGCCGGGAAGCCGGTCGCCGGCGGGCTGAAGGTCTGCTGGGACGAGGACCGGGACCGGGCCGTGGACACCGTACACCGCCTCTGGCCCAGCGAACTGCTCCCGGGCGAACTGGCCCAGATCCTGCCCACCCCCGCCCACTTCGAGCAGGCGAGCGAGCTGGTCACCCGGGAACAGGTCGCCGAGGCCGTGCCCTGCGGCGACGATCCCGAGACCCACATCGAAGCCGTCCGCGCGTACGTGGACGCCGGCTTCGACGAGGTCTACATCGGCCAGATCGGCCCCGGCCAGGCGCCGTTCTTCGAGAACTTCCGCACCAAGGTCCTCCCCGCCCTGTCGCCGTCCCGCTAG
- a CDS encoding helix-turn-helix transcriptional regulator → MEPAIARRPRWTFLTSHARVLLAISRDPGVRLRDVAASCGLTERTVQAIVADLEHDGYLLRDRAADGRRNRYAIVPGGRFRHPAEAGHEITGLLELLAAGPLPAAGPERAPAGLPESQETRGAAGR, encoded by the coding sequence ATGGAACCGGCTATCGCGCGTCGCCCCCGGTGGACCTTCCTCACCAGCCACGCCCGCGTCCTCCTGGCGATCTCCCGGGACCCCGGGGTCCGGCTGCGGGACGTGGCGGCGAGCTGCGGTCTCACCGAACGGACCGTGCAGGCGATCGTCGCCGACCTGGAGCACGACGGCTACCTGCTGCGGGACCGCGCCGCCGACGGGCGGCGCAACCGGTACGCCATCGTGCCCGGCGGCCGGTTCCGCCACCCCGCCGAAGCGGGGCACGAGATCACCGGCCTCCTCGAGCTCCTCGCCGCGGGTCCGCTGCCCGCCGCCGGACCGGAGCGGGCGCCCGCCGGGCTGCCGGAGTCACAAGAGACCCGCGGCGCCGCCGGGCGGTGA
- a CDS encoding DUF5709 domain-containing protein, with translation MSASEARGDEVYQPPPEGEPGEAQPDMENALGEPDLDQTLDTGYSPPDRPLAATGYGTTAGEQRAGETLDQRLAQEEPEAGYAGTDLGSQAAPGDDLDGDGRSRGGGDMTGDPYGDESTAGRERAGRMAPAEEGPPVRHLSVLARDTGIDGGAASAEEAAVHVVEEEPWEESEEEP, from the coding sequence ATGAGCGCCAGCGAAGCCCGGGGGGACGAGGTGTACCAGCCGCCACCGGAAGGAGAGCCCGGTGAGGCTCAGCCGGACATGGAGAACGCCCTCGGCGAGCCGGACCTGGACCAGACCCTGGACACCGGCTACTCCCCGCCCGACCGGCCCCTCGCGGCCACCGGGTACGGAACCACCGCCGGGGAGCAGCGTGCCGGGGAGACGCTCGACCAGCGGCTCGCACAGGAGGAGCCGGAGGCCGGGTACGCCGGCACGGACCTCGGTTCGCAGGCCGCTCCGGGGGACGACCTGGACGGGGACGGACGCAGCCGGGGCGGCGGGGACATGACCGGCGATCCGTACGGCGACGAGTCGACGGCGGGCCGGGAACGGGCCGGCCGGATGGCCCCGGCCGAGGAGGGGCCGCCGGTGCGGCACCTGTCCGTACTGGCCCGCGACACCGGCATCGACGGCGGGGCGGCTTCCGCCGAGGAGGCGGCCGTGCACGTGGTCGAGGAGGAGCCGTGGGAGGAGTCGGAGGAGGAGCCGTAG
- a CDS encoding ANTAR domain-containing protein, which yields MPLDRSEEHDPRARGDPGQRAPADGPGDVVRELLHALDGVPSELLPSRLCDAVLVLLPVSGLAVSTRGEGGGGAVPFCASDATAGRLVELQSTLQEGPAVRALEVFAPVLAPDLAGGSDARRWPLFAPRAVEAGARAVFSLPLGTPTVVLGTMDLYRDSPGMCRASDLRVAMLAADAVTVLLAAFGHGPAPVEGVAAWLHDAENHRTEVYQAAGMIMSQLKLGADEALALLHARAFREGGTATEVARAVIGHATDFREND from the coding sequence GTGCCCCTGGACCGGTCGGAAGAGCACGATCCCCGAGCCCGCGGGGACCCGGGGCAGCGCGCCCCCGCCGACGGGCCCGGCGACGTCGTGCGCGAGCTGCTGCACGCCCTGGACGGCGTCCCCTCCGAGCTCCTGCCCTCCCGGCTCTGCGACGCCGTCCTGGTCCTGCTGCCCGTGAGCGGGCTGGCGGTGAGCACGAGGGGCGAAGGGGGCGGCGGTGCCGTCCCGTTCTGCGCGAGCGACGCGACCGCGGGCCGGCTCGTGGAGCTCCAGTCCACCCTGCAAGAGGGTCCGGCCGTGCGGGCCCTGGAGGTCTTCGCCCCCGTACTGGCCCCCGACCTGGCCGGCGGCTCGGACGCGCGCCGGTGGCCGCTGTTCGCCCCCCGGGCCGTCGAGGCCGGGGCCCGGGCCGTGTTCTCGCTGCCGCTGGGCACCCCCACGGTGGTGCTCGGCACCATGGACCTCTACCGCGACAGCCCCGGTATGTGCAGGGCGTCGGACCTGCGCGTGGCCATGCTCGCCGCGGACGCCGTCACCGTACTGCTGGCCGCCTTCGGCCACGGCCCCGCCCCCGTCGAGGGGGTCGCGGCCTGGCTGCATGACGCCGAGAACCACCGGACCGAGGTCTACCAGGCAGCCGGAATGATCATGTCCCAGCTGAAGCTGGGAGCCGACGAGGCGCTCGCGCTGCTGCACGCCCGGGCCTTCCGCGAGGGAGGCACCGCGACCGAGGTCGCCCGCGCTGTGATCGGCCACGCCACGGACTTCCGCGAGAACGACTGA
- a CDS encoding Rieske 2Fe-2S domain-containing protein, translating into MDTHRMTPGPGPLLSVVERIEQAPQADALIGGLRKAVRALPLGPARDLLHGRQLGHPAHPLLVQVPIGTWLSATVLDLLPGRRRRGAAPVLVGVGLAAAAPAAAAGWADWAELPPEQARTGLVHALANTAGVALYASSLYARTRGRDLRGRALALAGLAVVGAGGALGGHLAFRQAAGANHAEQVGHRVRDGWRHLGPVADFPVGRAALARVDGVDVLVVREEDGTVRALADRCSHMGGPLSEGELEDGCVRCPWHGSLFRLADGWNLEGPATAPQPAFETRVVAGRVEARLIRRHQPHRRGREPAAA; encoded by the coding sequence ATGGACACGCACCGTATGACACCTGGTCCCGGCCCGCTGCTCTCCGTGGTCGAGCGGATCGAGCAGGCCCCGCAGGCCGACGCCCTGATCGGCGGGCTCCGCAAGGCCGTCCGGGCCCTGCCGCTGGGCCCCGCACGCGACCTGCTCCACGGCCGCCAGCTGGGCCATCCGGCCCATCCCCTGCTCGTCCAGGTACCGATCGGCACCTGGCTGTCGGCCACCGTGCTGGACCTGCTCCCCGGGCGGCGCCGGCGCGGCGCCGCGCCCGTCCTGGTCGGGGTCGGGCTGGCCGCGGCCGCGCCGGCGGCCGCGGCGGGCTGGGCGGACTGGGCGGAGCTGCCGCCCGAACAGGCCCGCACGGGCCTCGTCCACGCCCTGGCCAACACCGCCGGGGTCGCCCTCTACGCGTCCTCCCTGTACGCCCGCACCCGCGGGCGGGACCTGCGCGGCCGGGCCCTGGCCCTGGCCGGGCTCGCAGTGGTGGGCGCGGGCGGCGCGCTCGGCGGCCACCTGGCCTTCCGGCAGGCGGCCGGCGCCAACCACGCCGAGCAGGTCGGGCACCGGGTCCGGGACGGCTGGCGCCACCTGGGGCCGGTGGCCGACTTCCCCGTGGGCCGGGCCGCCCTCGCGCGCGTCGACGGGGTGGACGTCCTCGTCGTCCGCGAGGAGGACGGCACCGTCCGCGCGCTCGCCGACCGCTGCTCCCACATGGGCGGCCCGCTGTCGGAAGGGGAGCTGGAGGACGGCTGCGTCCGCTGCCCCTGGCACGGCAGCCTGTTCCGGCTGGCGGACGGCTGGAACCTCGAAGGGCCGGCCACGGCCCCGCAGCCGGCCTTCGAGACCCGCGTCGTCGCGGGCCGCGTCGAGGCCCGGCTGATCCGGCGCCATCAGCCGCACCGCCGCGGCCGGGAGCCGGCGGCGGCCTGA